In Molothrus ater isolate BHLD 08-10-18 breed brown headed cowbird chromosome 21, BPBGC_Mater_1.1, whole genome shotgun sequence, a single genomic region encodes these proteins:
- the C1QBP gene encoding complement component 1 Q subcomponent-binding protein, mitochondrial, giving the protein MLLARSLRAAAAAALRPPLSAPRRPLSSAAPRALLPPPAAAAPALARSLWQLGGGAGRTALLRPRRGSAGRVSCGCGGLHTEGDKAFAQFLTDEIQEEKKIQKHKSLPKVSGGWELEVHGTEAKLVRKIAGEKITVTFNINNSIPPSAEEDTQEQQKPDEQEPELTSTPNFVVEVIKDDTKQTLVLDCHFPEDEIGHEGEEESDIFTIREVSFQPTGEADWKDTNYTLNTDSLDWALYDHLMDFLADRGVDNTFADELIELSTALEHQEYIKFLEDLKSFVKCQ; this is encoded by the exons ATGCTCCTCGCCCGCTCCCtgcgcgccgccgccgccgccgcgctgcGCCCGCCGCTCTccgcgccgcgccgcccgctCAGCTCCGCGGCCCCCCGcgcgctgctgccgccgcccgccgccgccgcaccGGCCCTGGCGCGCTCGCTGTGGCAGCtgggcggcggcgcggggcggaCGGCGCTGCTGCGGCCCCGGCGGGGCTCGGCCGGGCGCGTGTCCTgcggctgcggcgggctgcaCACCGAGG GAGACAAAGCCTTTGCGCAGTTCCTGACGGACGAGAtccaggaggagaagaagaTCCAGAAGCACAAGTCCCTGCCCAAGGTCTCCGGGGGGTGGGAGCTCGAGGTGCACGGCACGGAGGCCAAGCTGGTGCGGAAGATCGCGGGGGAAAA GATAACGGTTACATTCAACATCAATAACAGCATCCCACCCTCGGCTGAAGAGGACAcgcaggagcagcagaaacctGATGAGCAGGAG CCTGAACTTACATCAACTCCAAACTTTGTAGTGGAAGTCATAAAAGATGATACAAAACAGACCCTTGTCCTTGACTGCCATTTCCCTGAAGATGAG ATTGGAcatgaaggagaggaagaaagtgATATTTTCACAATTCGGGAGGTCAGCTTCCAGCCCACTGGAGAAGCTGACTGGAAGGACACCAACTACACCCTCAACACGGATTCCCTGGACTGG GCTCTCTATGATCACCTGATGGATTTCCTGGCTGACAGAGGAGTGGACAACACCTTTGCTGATGAGTTAATagagctcagcactgccctggagcaccaggagtACATCAAATTCCTTGAAGACCTTAAAAGCTTTGTCAAATGTCAGTAG
- the DHX33 gene encoding ATP-dependent RNA helicase DHX33 isoform X1 has translation MLRAASRGGVITAPGSPCSADSPGGERPQHRDSPGGPDRAGTARGDGSGQRGSLRPSGSRRRPPACSPRAPRRPHTCSGAPCPSPGPAGRCWSGSAASTPPCSSVGYTVRFDDCSCAQTRLRFLTDGMLLREAIGDPLLHKYSVAILDEAHERTIHTDVLFGVVKAAQKKRKERGLRPLKVIVMSATMDVDLFSQYFNGAPVIYLEGRQHPIDIFYTKERQSDYLQAALVSIFQIHQEAPACQDILVFLTGQEEIEAMTKTCRDVAQHLPEGCPRMTVLPLYASLPHSQQLRAFKPTPEGCRKVILSTNIAETSITIAGIKFVVDTGMVKAKKYSPETGLEVLAVQQVSKAQAWQRTGRAGRQESGICYRLYTEEDFEKFEEMTTPEIQRCNLASVVLQLLALKIPNVLTFDFMSKPSPDAIQAAIDQLDLLGAVTQKEGQPVLTPLGKKMAAFPLDPKFSKAILLSPQFHCAEEILTIVSLLSVDSVLHNPPAQRDEVQAVRKKFISSEGDHLTLLNVYRAYKNVNGHKGWCRENFINGRNMKLMAEVRAQLRDICVKLSLPLESCRGDTAGVRRCLAHSLFMNAAQLRPDGSYGTVGSQQAVAIHPSSVLFQCKPACVVYTGLLRTSRCYMRDLCPVDAEWLLEAAPEYFHRRLRTAKS, from the exons ATGCTCCGCGCAGCGTCGCGCGGTGGCGTCATCACTGCGCCAGGGAGCCCGTGCAGCGCGGACAGCcccggcggggagcggccgcAGCACCGGGACAGCCCCGGCGGGCCGGACCGGGCCGGGACCGCGAGGGGCGATGGCTCGGGACAGAGAGGCAGCCTCCGGCCAAGCGGTTCAAGGCGGCGCCCCCCAGCATGCAGCCCCAGAGCGCCGCGCCGCCCGCACACGTGCAGCGGCGCTCCCTGCCCATCTCCGGGGCCCGCGGGCCGCTGCTGGAGCGGCTCCGCCGCCTCGACACCGCCGTGCTCATCG GTTGGCTACACGGTGCGCTTCGACGACTGCTCGTGCGCGCAGACGCGGCTGCGCTTCCTGACGGACGGGATGCTGCTGCGCGAGGCCATCGGGGACCCCCTGCTGCACAAGTACAGCGTGGCCATCCTGGACGAGGCCCACGAGAGGACCATCCACACTGATGTGCTCTTTGGGGTGGTCAAAGCTGCTCAGAAGAAGCGAAAGGAGCGGGGCCTGCGGCCGCTGAAA GTGATTGTCATGTCAGCCACCATGGACGTTGACCTGTTCTCCCAGTACTTCAATGGAGCTCCTGTCATCTATCTGGAGGGCCGGCAGCATCCCATTGACATCTTCTACACCAAGGAGAGGCAGAGTGACtacctgcaggcagcactggtgTCCATCTTCCAGATCCACCAG GAAGCCCCTGCATGCCAGGACATCCTGGTGTTCCTGACTGGTCAGGAAGAAATTGAAGCCATGACCAAAACGTGCCGAGACGTTGCCCAGCATCTCCCCGAGGGCTGCCCACGGATGACAGTGCTGCCCCTTTATGCTTCTCTGCCCCACTCCCAACAACTCCGTGCCTTTAAACCCACCCCTGAG gGCTGTCGCAAAGTGATCCTCTCCACCAACATCGCAGAGACCTCCATCACCATTGCTGGCATAAAATTCGTTGTGGACACAGGCATGGTCAAAGCCAAGAAGTACAGCCCTG AAACTGgcctggaggtgctggcagtgcagcaggTGTCCAAGGCCCAGGCTTGGCAGCGCacgggcagagcagggaggcaggagagcgGGATCTGCTACCGGCTCTACACAGAGGAGGACTTTGAGAAGTTTGAAGAAATGACAACACCTGAGATACAGAG GTGTAACCTGGCCAGTGTGGTgcttcagctcctggccctgaaAATTCCCAATGTGCTCACCTTTGACTTCATGTCCAAACCATCTCCTG ATGCTATTCAAGCAGCAATTGATCAGCTGgacctgctgggagctgtgaccCAAAAGGAAGGTCAGCCTGTGCTGACCCCCCTGGGAAAGAAAATGGCAGCCTTTCCACTGGATCCAAAGTTCTCCAAG GCCATCCTCCTGTCCCCCCAGTTCCACTGTGCAGAGGAGATCCTGACCATTGTGTCACTGTTGTCAGTGGACAGTGTCCTCCACAACCCCCCTGCCCAGAGGGATGAGGTGCAGGCTGTCAGGAAGAAATTCATCTCCAGTGAGGGGGATCATCTCACCCTGCTCAATGTCTACAGGGCCTACAAGAACGTCAACGGGCACAAG ggatggtgcagAGAGAACTTTATCAATGGCAGGAACATGAAGCTGATGGCAGAAgtcagagctcagctcagggaCATTTGTGTAAAG CTGTCGTTGCCGCTGGAGTCGTGCCGGGGGGACACGGCGGGCGTGCGGCGCTGCCTGGCCCACAGCCTGTTCATGAACGCGGCCCAGCTGCGCCCGGACGGCTCCTACGGCACCGTGGGCTCGCAGCAGGCCGTGGCCATCCACCCCTCCTCGGTGCTGTTCCAGTGCAAGCCTGCCTGCGTGGTGTACACGGGGCTGCTGCGCACCAGCCGCTGCTACATGCGCGACCTGTGCCCGGTGGATGCCGAgtggctgctggaggctgcaCCCGAATACTTCCACAGGAGGCTCCGGACAGCCAAGAGCTGA
- the MIS12 gene encoding protein MIS12 homolog, with protein sequence MSVDPMVYEAQFFGFTPQTCMLRVYIAFQDYLFEMMLVVEGVMLKKLDSIPGCKISPSKIRKCTEKFLLFMKEHFDKLFSKMEEVLLQLVLNIPKNVLLPEDRVQEQYPYSEEEFQALQDELQQLQQQCRAQAVLEQELRAELEEQKVVKAELEKILQCFDGLENICREHGAGNFKESFALLTQSSKKLQDVLKEVEEKSKKINQHDQLM encoded by the coding sequence ATGTCGGTAGATCCCATGGTCTACGAGGCGCAGTTCTTCGGGTTCACGCCGCAGACCTGCATGCTGCGTGTTTACATCGCCTTCCAGGATTACCTGTTCGAAATGATGCTGGTGGTGGAGGGCGTGATGCTGAAGAAGCTGGACAGCATTCCCGGCTGCAAAATCAGCCCTTCCAAGATCCGGAAATGCACCGAGAAATTCCTGCTCTTCATGAAGGAGCACTTCGATAAACTGTTCTCTAAAATGGaagaagtgctgctgcagctggtgctgaaCATCCCGAAGAACGTGCTGCTGCCCGAGGACAGGGTGCAGGAGCAGTATCCCTACAGCGAGGAGGAATTCCAGGCGCTGcaggatgagctgcagcagctgcagcagcagtgcagggcacaggcagtcctggagcaggagctgcgagcagagctggaggagcagaaggTTGTCAAGGCCGAGCTGGAGAAGATTTTGCAGTGCTTTGATGGGCTTGAGAACATCTGCAGGGAGCACGGCGCCGGCAACTTCAAGGAAAGCTTTGCCCTCCTGACACAGAGCTCTAAGAAATTGCAGGATGTGCTGAAAGAAGTTGAggagaagagcaaaaaaattaaCCAGCATGATCAGTTAATGTAA
- the RPAIN gene encoding RPA-interacting protein, translating to MAAPVQGHRARYKSPGGPPWRETYRRRCMERLRSSRAKLLDRYRQAGDGACGAAPGALLVQEVMEQEWQELRDRLPGLGGEQPMEQVLEDPDELAVLEEIQRELILQEQLVIEEYERSLRFDEECLNAMLDGLDASDRVICPVCRKNNLTVKAHLVCCQCGLHISTQDMTEGKLRSLLESTLTEHSQRCLHSPEFTVTSGMEEEASLLMSCPVCDSWMILL from the exons ATGGCGGCGCCGGTGCAGGGGCACCGAGCGCGGTACAAGAGCCCGGGCGGGCCGCCCTGGAGAGAGACGTACCGCAGG CGCTGCATGGAGCGGCTGAGGAGCAGCCGGGCCAAGCTGCTGGACCGCTACCGCCAGGCCGGGGATGGGGCgtgcggggcggccccgggcgcGCTGCTGGTGCAGGAGGTGATGGAGCAGGAGTGGCAGGAGCTGCGGGACAGGCTTCCCGGCCTCGGCGGAGAGCAGCCCATGGAGCAG GTGCTGGAGGACCctgatgagctggcagtgctggaagagATCCAACGAGAACTGATCTTGCAAG AGCAGTTGGTCATCGAGGAGTACGAGCGGAGCCTGCGCTTCGATGAGGAATGTCTCAATGCCATGCTGGACGGCCTGGATGCCTCTGACAGGGTCATCTGCCCTGTATGTAGGAA GAATAACCTGACTGTGAAGGCTCACTTGGTTTGTTGCCAGTGTGGATTGCACATCAGCACACAG GATATGACAGAAGGGAAGCTTCGGTCCCTGCTGGAAAGCACCTTGACAGAGCACAGTCAGAGGTGCCTGCACAGCCCCGAGTTCACAGTCACCAGTGGCATGGAGGAGGAAGCCAGTCTGCTGATGAGCTGCCCT GTCTGTGACTCCTGGATGATTCTCCTCTAA
- the DHX33 gene encoding ATP-dependent RNA helicase DHX33 isoform X2 yields the protein MQPQSAAPPAHVQRRSLPISGARGPLLERLRRLDTAVLIGETGSGKTTQLPQFLYEAGIGQPGVIAVTQPRRVAAVTLAARVAEEKRTELGKLVGYTVRFDDCSCAQTRLRFLTDGMLLREAIGDPLLHKYSVAILDEAHERTIHTDVLFGVVKAAQKKRKERGLRPLKVIVMSATMDVDLFSQYFNGAPVIYLEGRQHPIDIFYTKERQSDYLQAALVSIFQIHQEAPACQDILVFLTGQEEIEAMTKTCRDVAQHLPEGCPRMTVLPLYASLPHSQQLRAFKPTPEGCRKVILSTNIAETSITIAGIKFVVDTGMVKAKKYSPETGLEVLAVQQVSKAQAWQRTGRAGRQESGICYRLYTEEDFEKFEEMTTPEIQRCNLASVVLQLLALKIPNVLTFDFMSKPSPDAIQAAIDQLDLLGAVTQKEGQPVLTPLGKKMAAFPLDPKFSKAILLSPQFHCAEEILTIVSLLSVDSVLHNPPAQRDEVQAVRKKFISSEGDHLTLLNVYRAYKNVNGHKGWCRENFINGRNMKLMAEVRAQLRDICVKLSLPLESCRGDTAGVRRCLAHSLFMNAAQLRPDGSYGTVGSQQAVAIHPSSVLFQCKPACVVYTGLLRTSRCYMRDLCPVDAEWLLEAAPEYFHRRLRTAKS from the exons ATGCAGCCCCAGAGCGCCGCGCCGCCCGCACACGTGCAGCGGCGCTCCCTGCCCATCTCCGGGGCCCGCGGGCCGCTGCTGGAGCGGCTCCGCCGCCTCGACACCGCCGTGCTCATCG GAGAAACAGGCTCGGGGAAGAccacccagctccctcagttccTGTACGAGGCGGGGATTGGCCAGCCTGGTGTCATCGCTGTGACCCAGCCCCGCAGGGTGGCTGCTGTCACCCTGGCTGCCAGAGTTGCTGAGGAGaagaggacagagctggggaagctg GTTGGCTACACGGTGCGCTTCGACGACTGCTCGTGCGCGCAGACGCGGCTGCGCTTCCTGACGGACGGGATGCTGCTGCGCGAGGCCATCGGGGACCCCCTGCTGCACAAGTACAGCGTGGCCATCCTGGACGAGGCCCACGAGAGGACCATCCACACTGATGTGCTCTTTGGGGTGGTCAAAGCTGCTCAGAAGAAGCGAAAGGAGCGGGGCCTGCGGCCGCTGAAA GTGATTGTCATGTCAGCCACCATGGACGTTGACCTGTTCTCCCAGTACTTCAATGGAGCTCCTGTCATCTATCTGGAGGGCCGGCAGCATCCCATTGACATCTTCTACACCAAGGAGAGGCAGAGTGACtacctgcaggcagcactggtgTCCATCTTCCAGATCCACCAG GAAGCCCCTGCATGCCAGGACATCCTGGTGTTCCTGACTGGTCAGGAAGAAATTGAAGCCATGACCAAAACGTGCCGAGACGTTGCCCAGCATCTCCCCGAGGGCTGCCCACGGATGACAGTGCTGCCCCTTTATGCTTCTCTGCCCCACTCCCAACAACTCCGTGCCTTTAAACCCACCCCTGAG gGCTGTCGCAAAGTGATCCTCTCCACCAACATCGCAGAGACCTCCATCACCATTGCTGGCATAAAATTCGTTGTGGACACAGGCATGGTCAAAGCCAAGAAGTACAGCCCTG AAACTGgcctggaggtgctggcagtgcagcaggTGTCCAAGGCCCAGGCTTGGCAGCGCacgggcagagcagggaggcaggagagcgGGATCTGCTACCGGCTCTACACAGAGGAGGACTTTGAGAAGTTTGAAGAAATGACAACACCTGAGATACAGAG GTGTAACCTGGCCAGTGTGGTgcttcagctcctggccctgaaAATTCCCAATGTGCTCACCTTTGACTTCATGTCCAAACCATCTCCTG ATGCTATTCAAGCAGCAATTGATCAGCTGgacctgctgggagctgtgaccCAAAAGGAAGGTCAGCCTGTGCTGACCCCCCTGGGAAAGAAAATGGCAGCCTTTCCACTGGATCCAAAGTTCTCCAAG GCCATCCTCCTGTCCCCCCAGTTCCACTGTGCAGAGGAGATCCTGACCATTGTGTCACTGTTGTCAGTGGACAGTGTCCTCCACAACCCCCCTGCCCAGAGGGATGAGGTGCAGGCTGTCAGGAAGAAATTCATCTCCAGTGAGGGGGATCATCTCACCCTGCTCAATGTCTACAGGGCCTACAAGAACGTCAACGGGCACAAG ggatggtgcagAGAGAACTTTATCAATGGCAGGAACATGAAGCTGATGGCAGAAgtcagagctcagctcagggaCATTTGTGTAAAG CTGTCGTTGCCGCTGGAGTCGTGCCGGGGGGACACGGCGGGCGTGCGGCGCTGCCTGGCCCACAGCCTGTTCATGAACGCGGCCCAGCTGCGCCCGGACGGCTCCTACGGCACCGTGGGCTCGCAGCAGGCCGTGGCCATCCACCCCTCCTCGGTGCTGTTCCAGTGCAAGCCTGCCTGCGTGGTGTACACGGGGCTGCTGCGCACCAGCCGCTGCTACATGCGCGACCTGTGCCCGGTGGATGCCGAgtggctgctggaggctgcaCCCGAATACTTCCACAGGAGGCTCCGGACAGCCAAGAGCTGA
- the DERL2 gene encoding derlin-2 yields MAYQTFRQEYLQVPPVTRAYTTACVLTTAAVQLELITPFQLYFNPELIFKHFQIWRLITNYLFFGPVGFNFLFNMIFLYRYCRMLEEGSFRGRTADFVFMFLFGGLLMTLFGLFVNLVFLGQAFTIMLVYVWSRRNPYVRMNFFGLLIFQAPFLPWVLMGFSLLLGNSIIVDLLGIAVGHIYFFLEDVFPNQPGGGRLLRTPSVLKAIFDTPEDDPNYNPLPEERPGGFAWGEGQRLGG; encoded by the exons ATGGCGTACCAGACGTTCCGGCAGGAGTACCTGCAGGTGCCGCCCGTGACCCGGGCCTACACCACCGCCTGCGTCCTCACCACCGCCGCCGTG caATTAGAACTAATCACGCCCTTCCAGCTGTATTTCAACCCTGAGTTAATATTTAAGCACTTTCAA ATATGGAGGTTAATCACAAACTACTTGTTCTTTGGACCAGTtggctttaattttttatttaacatgATCTTTTT ATACCGCTACTGCCGCATGCTCGAGGAAGGCTCTTTCCGGGGTCGCACGGCAGATTTTGTATTTATGTTCCTTTTTGGAGGACTTTTAATGACT CTTTTTGGGCTGTTTGTGAACCTGGTGTTCCTGGGACAGGCGTTCACCATCATGCTGGTGTACGTGTGGAGCCGCAGGAACCCCTACGTCCGCATGAACTTCTTCGGGCTCCTCATCTTCCAAGCCCCTTTCCTCCCCTGGGTATTGATGGGCTTTTCTCTGCTCTTGGGGAACTCCATCATTGTGGATCTCCTGG GCATTGCTGTTGggcatatatattttttcttagagGATGTCTTTCCCAATCAGCCTGGTGGTGGGAGGCTCCTGAGAACACCGTCTGTCCT gAAAGCAATATTTGACACCCCAGAGGATGACCCCAACTACAACCCCTTGCCAGAGGAGCGGCCGGGGGGCTTtgcctggggagaggggcagcgCCTCGGGGGTTAA